One Gemmatimonadaceae bacterium DNA window includes the following coding sequences:
- a CDS encoding ABC transporter permease encodes MFWPLFRFELRSHFRRPVTWLYVAIMFAMAFFTLSTDAFLQGQVLGKVKKNSPYSLSQIYGILLAVGQIITSALVGTTVLRDYDAGVHEILFSTRITRGGYLGAKYVAAFLAMLLVFAALPVGAMVGTFMPWVDTTTLQPFQFWHYWQPFLLIGVPGVFFLSGLLFAVGSLTRSNFSVYVAGILLLVGYSVGDDLVRQLDKDQLANLIDPFALRSIDLVTRYWTPVEKNARTLPIVGFIGANRLLWASIGALFLALAFRFVRLEKHGMTVSRKRKKAEEKAFAPSATLRRTARAYPPTPAFAGWWSVTRFHVQSLIRSVPFLAIAAIGFINVLMNGWYADQTGQNKSWPMSWLMAESSINSASLFIVVLLTFYAGELVWRERQVKLDQVLDAAPVRSWSILSGKYTAMVVLLLVFSTVCMLGSMMVQVLKGYPHIDLPVYALYVYLADFPGWLVMTAIAFLVQSVVPRKPIGYVVIILVWVGNVAMINMGYDYRLLQIGTSPALRWSDLNGTGPYLAAFPAVQAFNACLALLFLSLTYLVWQRGTQMAAFGARLKDRLSQGTVWLAMGSSVGATAAGGVFYYNASIENRYLTRKESERRQAAYEQTWRRYETLTAPHVVGIALDVDFEPTAGRARVGSRFTLINRQATPIDTVLVNVAADAPGLAVSLDSLAFDRPFTVLKTDTVFGVQLIKLGSPLLAGDTVRVRSVQRFRVRGYPSGQPDRSLVANGTFFNRDKFPTFFYDNQKELQSDELRRKYKLALQRRGKPRTDSASLYRQSFLADADAATFTATVSTDPDQIAMAPGYLQREWTQSGRRYFTYTMDAPIDNFFSVLSARWTVTKAQWQNVSIEVYHHPTHTFNVPRMIEASKASLAFYSHEFGPYQHRQLRILEFPRYAGFAQSFPNTVPYSEDIGFVARVDTTNIEDTDLPYFVTAHEIAHQWFPYQRMPADVEGSQMLSESLSEYAALVITDRAHGRPFTQKFLRAELERYLRGRAGETKGEHPLTRVDLQSYIWYQKGSLALFALRDLIGEKALHGALRAYLDEGRQHPGPPYATSLDLMRHIRAATPDSLQQAVDDYFEAITLWDVKTDSVVATPLPGGQFKVTVIGTAVKFRADSLGTETPAPLNDYIDVGLFDAPKSGARLGDVIAIRKIKVTGGTVRAEFTVPRKPARAGIDPYNLLIDRVPSDNSKDAR; translated from the coding sequence ATGTTCTGGCCGCTCTTTCGCTTTGAACTCCGGAGTCACTTCCGGCGGCCGGTCACGTGGCTGTATGTGGCCATCATGTTCGCCATGGCGTTCTTCACGCTGAGCACCGATGCCTTCCTGCAAGGGCAGGTGCTGGGGAAGGTCAAGAAGAACAGTCCGTACTCTCTGTCGCAGATCTACGGCATCCTGCTGGCCGTCGGCCAGATCATCACCAGTGCCCTGGTCGGCACCACCGTGCTGCGCGACTACGACGCCGGCGTGCACGAGATCCTCTTCAGTACGCGGATCACCCGCGGGGGATATCTGGGTGCCAAGTACGTGGCCGCGTTTCTGGCGATGCTCCTCGTCTTCGCCGCGCTTCCAGTCGGCGCAATGGTGGGGACATTCATGCCGTGGGTCGACACGACCACACTCCAGCCCTTTCAGTTCTGGCACTATTGGCAACCGTTCCTGCTGATCGGGGTGCCGGGCGTCTTCTTTCTGAGTGGTCTGCTCTTCGCGGTCGGGTCGCTGACTCGCAGCAACTTCTCGGTGTATGTGGCCGGTATTCTGCTGCTCGTGGGCTACTCGGTCGGCGACGATCTGGTCCGTCAGCTCGACAAGGATCAGCTCGCCAATCTCATCGATCCCTTCGCGCTGCGTTCGATCGATCTGGTGACGCGCTACTGGACGCCGGTCGAGAAGAATGCTCGCACGCTGCCGATCGTGGGCTTCATCGGGGCAAACCGTCTGCTGTGGGCAAGCATCGGGGCGCTCTTTCTGGCCCTGGCGTTCCGCTTCGTCCGTCTCGAGAAGCATGGCATGACGGTCTCCCGCAAGCGGAAGAAGGCCGAGGAGAAGGCGTTCGCGCCGTCGGCCACGCTGCGGCGGACTGCCAGGGCGTATCCGCCAACACCGGCCTTTGCCGGCTGGTGGAGTGTGACCCGCTTTCACGTGCAGTCGCTCATCCGGTCAGTGCCGTTCCTCGCCATCGCCGCCATCGGCTTCATCAACGTGCTGATGAACGGCTGGTATGCCGATCAGACGGGGCAGAACAAGAGCTGGCCGATGAGCTGGCTGATGGCCGAATCGTCCATCAACAGCGCGTCGCTGTTTATCGTGGTCCTGCTGACGTTCTACGCGGGCGAACTGGTGTGGCGTGAGCGGCAGGTGAAGCTCGATCAGGTGCTCGATGCCGCGCCGGTGCGCTCCTGGAGCATACTCAGCGGCAAGTACACCGCGATGGTGGTGCTGCTGCTCGTTTTCTCCACGGTCTGCATGCTCGGCAGCATGATGGTGCAGGTGCTCAAGGGCTATCCGCACATCGATCTGCCGGTGTACGCGCTGTACGTGTATCTCGCCGACTTCCCCGGCTGGCTGGTGATGACGGCCATCGCCTTTCTGGTGCAGTCGGTGGTCCCCCGGAAACCCATTGGCTACGTCGTGATCATTCTCGTGTGGGTCGGGAATGTCGCCATGATCAACATGGGGTACGACTACCGGCTGCTGCAGATTGGGACATCTCCGGCGTTGCGCTGGTCGGACCTCAACGGGACCGGGCCATATCTGGCCGCGTTCCCCGCGGTGCAGGCCTTCAATGCGTGTCTGGCGTTGCTGTTCCTGTCGCTCACGTACCTCGTATGGCAGCGCGGCACCCAGATGGCCGCGTTCGGCGCCCGACTGAAGGACCGCCTGTCACAAGGTACCGTATGGCTGGCGATGGGCAGCTCGGTCGGTGCCACGGCCGCCGGTGGCGTCTTCTACTACAACGCGAGCATCGAGAACCGCTACCTCACCCGGAAGGAAAGTGAGCGACGGCAGGCGGCCTACGAGCAGACGTGGCGGCGCTATGAGACGCTCACCGCTCCGCATGTGGTGGGCATCGCGCTCGACGTGGACTTCGAGCCGACGGCGGGTCGCGCGCGGGTTGGCAGCCGGTTCACCCTGATCAATCGACAGGCCACGCCAATCGACACCGTGCTCGTCAACGTCGCTGCCGATGCGCCGGGGCTGGCGGTGTCGCTCGACTCACTGGCGTTCGATCGCCCGTTCACCGTGCTCAAGACCGACACGGTCTTCGGCGTGCAGCTCATCAAGCTCGGCTCGCCGCTCCTGGCTGGGGATACGGTGCGCGTGCGCTCGGTGCAGCGCTTCCGCGTGCGCGGGTATCCGAGCGGACAGCCTGATCGCTCGCTGGTGGCCAATGGCACGTTCTTCAATCGAGACAAATTTCCCACCTTCTTCTACGACAACCAGAAGGAGCTGCAGAGCGACGAACTGCGCCGGAAGTACAAGCTGGCACTCCAGCGCCGCGGTAAGCCACGCACCGACAGTGCCTCGCTGTACCGGCAGTCGTTCCTGGCCGACGCCGACGCGGCCACGTTCACGGCAACCGTGAGTACCGATCCCGATCAGATCGCGATGGCGCCGGGCTATCTGCAGCGCGAGTGGACGCAGAGCGGGCGGCGCTACTTCACGTACACGATGGATGCGCCGATCGACAACTTTTTCTCGGTGCTGTCGGCCCGGTGGACGGTCACCAAGGCGCAGTGGCAGAACGTGAGTATCGAGGTGTATCACCATCCGACGCACACGTTCAACGTGCCGCGCATGATCGAGGCGTCCAAGGCGAGTCTGGCGTTTTACTCGCATGAGTTCGGGCCGTATCAGCACCGGCAGCTGCGCATCCTGGAGTTTCCGCGCTATGCCGGCTTCGCGCAGTCGTTTCCGAATACCGTGCCCTATTCGGAAGACATCGGTTTCGTGGCCCGGGTGGACACCACCAACATCGAAGATACGGACCTGCCGTACTTCGTCACCGCGCACGAGATCGCGCACCAGTGGTTCCCGTACCAGCGCATGCCCGCCGACGTGGAAGGCTCGCAGATGCTCTCCGAGTCGCTGTCGGAGTACGCCGCGCTCGTGATCACCGATCGTGCTCACGGGCGGCCATTCACGCAGAAGTTCCTGCGGGCCGAGCTTGAGCGGTATCTCCGTGGTCGGGCGGGCGAGACGAAGGGCGAGCATCCGCTCACGCGCGTGGACCTGCAGAGCTACATCTGGTATCAGAAGGGGTCGCTGGCGTTGTTCGCCCTACGCGATCTCATCGGCGAAAAGGCGCTGCATGGCGCGCTCCGGGCCTATCTAGACGAAGGACGTCAACACCCGGGGCCGCCGTACGCGACGTCGCTCGACCTGATGCGCCATATTCGCGCGGCCACGCCAGACTCCCTGCAGCAGGCGGTGGACGATTACTTCGAAGCGATCACGCTGTGGGACGTGAAGACCGACAGCGTGGTTGCCACGCCGCTGCCAGGCGGGCAGTTCAAGGTCACGGTGATCGGCACGGCCGTGAAGTTCCGTGCCGACTCGCTTGGTACCGAAACGCCCGCGCCGCTCAACGACTATATCGACGTGGGCCTGTTCGACGCGCCCAAGTCGGGCGCGCGCCTCGGCGATGTGATCGCGATCCGCAAGATCAAGGTGACCGGCGGTACGGTACGCGCCGAGTTCACCGTTCCTCGCAAGCCGGCGCGCGCGGGGATCGATCCGTACAATCTCCTGATCGACCGCGTACCGAGCGACAATTCCAAGGACGCGCGGTAG
- a CDS encoding ABC transporter ATP-binding protein, whose amino-acid sequence MTLRIDRIAKTYPNGVRALHDISLTIPPGMFGLLGPNGAGKSSLMRTIATLQPPDSGSITFRDIDVLKEPERLRSQLGYLPQEFGLYPNMPAEAILDHFATLKGVVNPGERKDLVGTLLQQVNLYDVRKKSVGGYSGGMKQRLGIAIALAGSPKLLIVDEPTAGLDPTERNRFLNLLADIGEDVVVILSTHIVEDVRELCSQMAIINKGQVVVQGEPERIIDEVRGRIWRRTIPRAQADDYKRQYQVISTRMAAGNTVLHVYAESNPGDGFAAMEPDLEDVYFHRLAEVSGGRVPVEA is encoded by the coding sequence ATGACTCTCCGCATCGACCGCATCGCGAAGACCTACCCCAACGGGGTCCGCGCCCTTCACGACATCTCGCTCACGATCCCGCCGGGGATGTTCGGGCTGTTGGGGCCCAATGGCGCCGGCAAGTCGTCGCTGATGCGGACGATCGCCACCCTCCAGCCGCCCGACAGCGGGAGCATCACCTTCCGCGACATCGACGTGCTCAAGGAGCCGGAGCGGTTGCGCTCCCAGCTGGGCTATCTGCCGCAGGAGTTTGGGCTCTACCCCAACATGCCCGCCGAGGCGATCCTCGATCACTTTGCCACCCTCAAGGGCGTCGTGAACCCCGGCGAGCGCAAGGATCTGGTGGGCACGCTGCTGCAGCAGGTCAACCTGTACGACGTGCGCAAGAAGAGCGTCGGCGGCTACTCCGGCGGCATGAAGCAGCGGCTGGGGATCGCCATCGCCCTTGCCGGCAGCCCCAAGCTGCTCATCGTGGACGAGCCCACGGCCGGTCTCGATCCCACCGAGCGCAACCGCTTTCTCAATCTGCTCGCCGACATCGGCGAGGATGTCGTCGTGATTCTCTCCACGCACATCGTCGAGGATGTGCGTGAGCTGTGCTCGCAGATGGCGATCATCAACAAGGGGCAGGTGGTGGTGCAGGGCGAGCCCGAGCGCATTATCGACGAAGTGCGCGGCCGCATCTGGCGCCGCACGATCCCGCGCGCGCAGGCGGATGACTACAAGCGGCAGTATCAGGTGATCTCCACGCGCATGGCGGCCGGTAACACGGTGTTGCACGTCTATGCTGAGTCCAATCCCGGTGACGGATTCGCGGCGATGGAGCCGGACCTCGAGGATGTGTACTTCCACCGCTTGGCGGAGGTGTCCGGCGGACGCGTGCCGGTGGAGGCGTAA
- the lon gene encoding endopeptidase La — protein MGQRLTLPVLPLRGTVMFPGITALIAAGRPGTLRAIETALKGDRLVFAVAQRDNTEEPTSDILFTTGVIARIGQIQRGLGGVQLLLQGEQRATALQYGETDGYLTAVTVQAEEMLPLNLKDPAFEALHKEARERAAELGEKRGLPEEVVHQVLDSVEDAGRFSDLVAGYIELTVPEKQGLLETLSVEERLRRVLVHVQRQIGLLEAQEDIKSQVQEELGERQREMFLREQLKAIQKELGDDDSSKEIAELREKLNKLVLSKEGRAEVERELGRLERAGRESMEAQVIRTYLEWIAELPWNTRSDDHLELARAGEILDEDHYGLKDVKDRVLEFLAVRQLRAQQVAAEVATTGEFPVSKLKGEATDATPTLNSADDDRPITDTKEAKARAMARGPILLFNGPPGVGKTSIAKSIARALGREYVRVALGGARDEADIRGHRRTYVGAMPGRIIQGMKQAGTKNPVFLLDEVDKLGQSYQGDPSSALLEVLDPAQNDSFTDHYLGVPFDLSEVLFIATSNFIQNIPGPLLDRMEVVEFSGYTEREKAEIAKTYLIPRQLEESGLAKRELSFTDEAVMKVISEYTRESGVRQLERQLGAVARKVARRVAMGDTTAIDDKQIDSDEVRDLLGRPKVHPERANEHDEVGIATGMYYTPMGGDIMFVEASIRRGATRPKTSEGDDVVRVGPISLILTGQLGDVMKESARAALTYATNNAEALGIPLDRVASASEAHIHVPAGAIPKDGPSAGIAIATALVSEMSNRKVRRDVSMTGEITLRGRVLPIGGVKEKVLGAHRAGIKDVIIPKANEADLEDVPDEVREQLTFHPVETLRDVLKIALVDASTAAAVEELVGV, from the coding sequence ATGGGTCAGCGCCTCACGCTTCCGGTCCTGCCACTGCGCGGGACGGTCATGTTCCCCGGGATCACCGCCCTTATTGCGGCGGGCCGCCCTGGCACCCTGCGCGCCATCGAAACGGCGCTCAAGGGTGACCGGCTGGTCTTTGCTGTCGCGCAGCGGGACAACACCGAGGAACCCACGTCGGACATTCTCTTCACCACCGGCGTGATTGCCCGCATCGGGCAGATCCAGCGCGGGCTCGGCGGCGTGCAGCTGCTGTTGCAGGGTGAACAGCGCGCCACGGCACTGCAGTACGGGGAAACCGACGGCTATCTCACCGCGGTCACGGTGCAAGCCGAAGAAATGCTGCCGCTCAACCTCAAGGACCCGGCGTTCGAAGCGCTCCATAAGGAAGCGCGCGAGCGCGCGGCCGAGTTGGGTGAGAAGCGCGGGCTCCCCGAGGAAGTGGTGCACCAGGTGCTCGACTCGGTCGAGGACGCTGGCCGCTTCTCCGACCTCGTGGCCGGCTACATCGAACTCACCGTGCCCGAGAAGCAGGGGCTGCTCGAAACGCTCAGCGTGGAAGAGCGCCTCCGCCGCGTGCTGGTGCACGTGCAGCGCCAGATTGGCCTGCTCGAGGCGCAGGAAGACATCAAGAGCCAGGTGCAGGAAGAGCTCGGCGAACGCCAGCGCGAGATGTTCCTGCGCGAGCAGCTCAAGGCCATTCAGAAGGAACTCGGCGACGACGACTCCTCCAAGGAGATCGCCGAGCTGCGGGAGAAGCTCAACAAGCTCGTCCTCTCCAAGGAGGGGCGCGCCGAGGTGGAGCGCGAACTGGGGCGCCTGGAGCGTGCCGGTCGCGAAAGCATGGAAGCGCAGGTCATTCGCACCTACCTCGAGTGGATCGCCGAGCTGCCGTGGAACACGCGGAGCGACGATCACCTCGAGCTGGCGCGCGCCGGTGAGATCCTTGATGAGGATCACTATGGCCTCAAGGATGTGAAGGATCGCGTCCTCGAGTTCCTCGCGGTCCGTCAGCTGCGGGCCCAGCAGGTCGCCGCGGAAGTCGCCACGACCGGCGAATTCCCGGTCTCCAAGCTCAAGGGCGAAGCGACGGATGCGACGCCGACGCTGAACAGCGCCGACGACGACCGACCGATCACCGACACCAAGGAAGCCAAGGCGCGCGCGATGGCGCGTGGCCCGATCCTCCTGTTCAACGGCCCGCCGGGTGTGGGCAAGACGAGCATCGCCAAGTCGATCGCGCGCGCGCTCGGCCGCGAGTACGTGCGCGTGGCCCTGGGTGGTGCCCGCGACGAAGCCGACATCCGGGGCCATCGCCGCACGTACGTGGGCGCCATGCCCGGCCGCATCATCCAGGGGATGAAGCAGGCCGGCACCAAGAATCCTGTGTTCCTGCTGGACGAAGTCGACAAGCTCGGACAGTCGTACCAGGGCGATCCGTCGAGCGCGCTGCTGGAAGTGCTCGATCCGGCCCAGAACGACTCGTTTACCGATCACTATCTGGGCGTGCCGTTCGACCTGAGCGAAGTGCTGTTCATCGCCACGTCGAACTTCATTCAGAACATTCCGGGGCCACTGCTCGACCGCATGGAAGTCGTGGAGTTCAGCGGCTACACCGAGCGGGAGAAGGCGGAGATCGCCAAGACGTATCTGATCCCCCGCCAGCTCGAGGAGAGCGGTCTCGCCAAGCGCGAGCTCTCGTTCACCGACGAGGCGGTCATGAAGGTCATCAGTGAATACACCCGCGAAAGCGGCGTCCGCCAGTTGGAGCGCCAGCTCGGTGCCGTCGCCCGCAAGGTGGCGCGTCGTGTGGCGATGGGTGATACCACGGCCATCGACGACAAGCAGATCGACAGCGACGAGGTGCGCGATCTCCTCGGCCGCCCGAAGGTCCATCCGGAGCGTGCCAACGAACACGACGAGGTGGGCATCGCCACCGGCATGTACTACACGCCGATGGGCGGCGACATCATGTTCGTGGAAGCGAGCATCCGGCGCGGCGCCACGCGGCCGAAGACCTCAGAGGGCGACGACGTGGTTCGCGTGGGACCGATCTCGTTGATTCTGACCGGCCAGCTCGGCGACGTCATGAAGGAAAGCGCGCGGGCGGCGCTGACGTACGCGACCAACAACGCCGAGGCGCTGGGGATCCCGCTCGACCGCGTGGCGAGCGCGAGCGAAGCGCATATTCATGTGCCCGCTGGCGCAATTCCGAAGGACGGTCCGAGTGCCGGCATCGCGATCGCGACCGCGCTGGTTAGCGAAATGTCGAACCGCAAGGTGCGGCGCGATGTGTCGATGACCGGCGAGATCACGCTCCGCGGCCGCGTGCTCCCGATTGGTGGCGTCAAGGAAAAGGTGCTCGGCGCCCACCGCGCCGGCATCAAGGACGTCATCATCCCGAAGGCCAACGAGGCCGATCTCGAGGACGTGCCGGACGAGGTGCGCGAGCAGCTCACCTTCCACCCGGTCGAGACGCTGCGCGACGTGCTCAAGATCGCGCTGGTCGACGCGTCGACCGCCGCGGCAGTCGAGGAGCTGGTCGGCGTCTAG
- a CDS encoding GNAT family N-acetyltransferase, with protein MPSTTAATAGRARLATPDDMEAIHRLNYRTFVEEIPQHPPNAERRLVDRFHDENLYVVYEVDGEVVGMVCGRAQRPFSLDQKLGPIDTWLPPHTRAVEIRLLAVDPAYRATRVLARLLQTLIAHFVGQGFDLGVLSGTTRQLALYGHMGCVPFAHRIGTPGAEYQPMYLELETVAARASLWPDTASLTSRVARPTGGRFLPGPVAMYDAVRRAFAEPPTSHRATDFLAQHARVRAALCARTHARHGSLLLGSGTLANDVVGAQLAQLPGRGVVLANGEFGQRLVDHARRLGLRHTVVSAPWGEPMDWDGVELAMREAQATWLWAVHSETSTGVVNDLDALRRIASAHDARLALDAISSLGALPLSLAGVWMASAVSGKAIGAYPGIAIVLHEDTPAPHANIPRYLDLGYAVASGGVPFTQSSNLLAALDAALTAKDWSATYTERVRWSAWLRQSLSAAGLTVLAPAAVASPVVHTIALPPEVDAQCVGDALRGQGWDIAFESEYLRARNWVQICLMGAISGGQVRGVVRALVTALR; from the coding sequence ATGCCCTCAACGACCGCGGCCACGGCTGGCCGGGCGCGCCTCGCGACGCCCGACGACATGGAGGCGATCCACCGTCTCAACTACCGCACGTTCGTCGAGGAAATCCCGCAGCACCCGCCGAACGCCGAGCGTCGGCTGGTGGACCGGTTCCACGACGAGAATCTCTATGTCGTGTACGAGGTCGACGGTGAGGTGGTGGGCATGGTGTGCGGTCGGGCGCAGCGCCCCTTTTCGCTCGACCAGAAGCTGGGCCCCATCGATACGTGGCTGCCGCCGCACACACGCGCCGTGGAGATCCGTCTGCTGGCGGTAGACCCAGCGTATCGTGCCACCCGGGTCCTCGCGCGCCTGCTGCAAACGCTCATTGCCCACTTTGTCGGGCAGGGCTTCGACCTGGGTGTGCTCTCGGGTACCACACGGCAGCTTGCCCTCTATGGTCACATGGGGTGCGTGCCCTTCGCCCATCGCATCGGGACGCCCGGTGCCGAGTATCAGCCGATGTATCTCGAGTTGGAAACCGTGGCGGCGCGCGCGTCGCTGTGGCCGGATACCGCCTCACTGACATCGCGGGTGGCACGTCCGACAGGTGGACGCTTTCTGCCGGGACCCGTGGCGATGTACGACGCCGTGCGCCGCGCCTTCGCCGAGCCGCCGACCTCCCATCGCGCCACCGACTTCCTCGCGCAGCATGCGCGGGTCCGCGCGGCGCTGTGCGCACGCACCCACGCGCGTCACGGCTCGTTGCTGCTCGGCTCGGGGACCCTCGCGAACGATGTCGTGGGCGCGCAGCTGGCGCAGCTGCCGGGCCGCGGCGTCGTGCTCGCGAACGGCGAGTTTGGTCAGCGTCTGGTGGATCACGCACGTCGGCTCGGCTTGCGGCATACGGTGGTGTCCGCGCCGTGGGGCGAGCCCATGGATTGGGACGGCGTCGAGCTCGCCATGCGCGAAGCGCAGGCCACCTGGCTCTGGGCGGTCCACTCCGAAACGTCCACCGGGGTGGTGAACGATCTCGACGCGCTGCGCCGCATCGCCAGTGCGCACGACGCGCGCCTCGCGCTCGATGCCATCAGCAGCCTGGGTGCGCTCCCGCTGTCGCTCGCCGGCGTGTGGATGGCGAGCGCCGTCAGCGGGAAGGCTATCGGCGCCTATCCGGGCATCGCGATCGTCCTGCACGAGGACACCCCGGCCCCCCACGCCAACATCCCGCGCTATCTCGACCTCGGCTACGCCGTGGCATCAGGCGGGGTGCCCTTCACGCAATCGTCCAACCTGCTCGCAGCGCTCGATGCCGCGCTCACAGCCAAGGACTGGTCAGCTACGTACACGGAGCGCGTACGATGGAGCGCCTGGCTGCGACAGTCGCTCAGCGCCGCCGGTCTCACCGTGCTCGCTCCTGCGGCGGTCGCATCACCCGTGGTGCATACCATCGCGTTGCCCCCGGAGGTGGATGCACAATGCGTGGGGGACGCCCTACGCGGGCAGGGATGGGACATCGCGTTCGAGAGCGAGTACCTCCGCGCGCGGAACTGGGTGCAGATCTGCCTGATGGGAGCGATCAGCGGGGGGCAGGTGCGGGGCGTGGTGCGGGCGCTGGTGACTGCACTGCGATAA